In one window of Patescibacteria group bacterium DNA:
- a CDS encoding putative glycoside hydrolase has translation MSKKLIVLGLAGAFLTSALLLKSRYNFSADLELKKLIAKVSPSPIPQRLNPVPKTVKAVYLTSWSAGNPEKINQVIELAKTTEINAVVIDIKDYSGKVAFETNSELIKQIGSKEIRIKNFKELIQKLHQENIYIIARIAVFQDLYLAETKPELAVKNKTNSKIWRDQKNLAWVDPASRKVWDYNLEIAKQAIALGVDELNFDYIRFPSDGDISNLAYPVYNPETETKFETIKRFFKYLNESLKPEGIILSADLFGQATFDESDMNIGQIIEDAYLYFDYVSPMVYPSHYANGFLGYKNPALYPYEVIDYSLESAIQRRVELFSRLASGTTELEQKKIKLAELRPWLQAFNLGADYTPEIVRKQIQAIDDNGLDFGWYLWNPNNIYNPKALKKE, from the coding sequence ATGAGTAAAAAACTGATTGTTCTTGGCTTAGCCGGCGCTTTTTTAACTAGCGCTTTGCTTTTAAAAAGCAGATATAACTTTTCCGCTGATTTGGAACTGAAAAAACTAATCGCCAAAGTCTCGCCCAGTCCAATACCGCAAAGATTAAATCCTGTACCCAAAACTGTCAAAGCAGTTTATCTAACTTCTTGGTCTGCGGGTAATCCGGAAAAAATCAATCAAGTTATTGAGTTAGCGAAAACTACCGAGATTAACGCGGTGGTGATTGATATCAAAGATTATTCCGGCAAAGTCGCGTTTGAAACAAACAGCGAGTTAATCAAACAGATTGGTTCAAAAGAAATCAGAATTAAAAATTTTAAAGAGCTAATCCAAAAACTTCATCAGGAAAATATCTATATCATTGCCAGAATCGCGGTTTTTCAGGACCTTTATCTGGCTGAAACCAAACCAGAACTGGCAGTGAAAAATAAAACCAACAGCAAGATCTGGCGTGACCAGAAAAACTTAGCTTGGGTTGATCCGGCCAGCCGAAAAGTCTGGGATTATAACTTAGAGATTGCCAAACAAGCAATTGCTTTAGGAGTTGACGAGCTTAATTTTGATTATATCCGGTTCCCTTCTGATGGCGATATCTCTAATTTAGCTTATCCGGTTTATAATCCGGAAACAGAAACCAAGTTCGAAACTATCAAAAGGTTTTTTAAATACTTAAATGAAAGCCTAAAACCCGAGGGGATAATTCTTTCTGCAGATTTATTTGGCCAGGCGACTTTTGATGAATCAGATATGAATATTGGCCAAATTATTGAAGATGCTTATTTATATTTTGATTATGTTTCACCAATGGTTTATCCGTCTCATTATGCTAACGGCTTTTTAGGCTATAAAAACCCGGCTTTATATCCTTATGAAGTAATTGATTATTCCTTAGAAAGCGCAATCCAGCGCCGAGTTGAGCTATTCAGCCGATTAGCTTCTGGCACGACTGAATTAGAACAGAAAAAAATCAAGTTGGCTGAACTCCGGCCCTGGCTCCAAGCATTTAATCTGGGCGCTGACTATACCCCGGAAATAGTCAGAAAGCAGATTCAAGCAATTGATGATAATGGCTTAGATTTTGGCTGGTATTTATGGAACCCGAACAACATTTACAACCCCAAAGCGCTTAAAAAAGAATAA
- a CDS encoding LAGLIDADG family homing endonuclease, protein MFRRKNEVLFEKWTSQMAYVLGYILADGSLIKNKRGAYFTEIQSIDKEIIVKIRKVFDSDLKISVYKPKKGRIRYRLQIGSKKIFTDLLKLGIKPKKSCHEKLPKIPSKYFSDFLRGYFDGDGSVNICTYQRKDRNKKSTVLSSGFTSGGKLILKQIWRNLKLKKIIAGGTLYFHERSYRLWFSIHDSLSLYNFLYQNVENGLFLTRKKRIFERYKN, encoded by the coding sequence ATGTTTAGAAGAAAGAATGAAGTGCTCTTTGAAAAATGGACTAGTCAAATGGCTTATGTTTTGGGATATATTTTAGCAGATGGCTCCTTAATCAAAAATAAACGAGGCGCTTATTTTACAGAGATTCAATCTATAGATAAAGAAATTATCGTGAAAATAAGGAAAGTTTTTGATTCGGATTTAAAAATCAGCGTTTACAAACCCAAAAAGGGCCGGATAAGATACCGTCTTCAGATTGGTTCTAAAAAAATATTTACAGATCTTTTAAAACTCGGCATAAAACCAAAGAAAAGTTGTCATGAAAAACTGCCCAAAATTCCCAGTAAATACTTTTCTGACTTTTTGAGAGGATATTTTGATGGCGACGGAAGTGTCAACATCTGTACATATCAACGAAAAGACAGAAACAAAAAATCAACGGTTTTAAGCTCGGGTTTTACTTCTGGCGGCAAATTGATTCTAAAACAAATATGGCGGAATCTAAAACTGAAGAAAATTATAGCTGGTGGGACCCTATATTTTCATGAACGTAGCTACCGTCTTTGGTTTTCCATTCATGATTCTTTATCTCTCTATAACTTTCTTTATCAGAACGTCGAAAATGGTTTATTTTTAACGAGAAAAAAGAGGATTTTTGAAAGATATAAAAATTAA
- the rpsR gene encoding 30S ribosomal protein S18 yields MKKTKQCYFCGRAPINWQDAETLRRFLAVSQKIKPRAKTGLCAKHQRELARAVKRARQMSLLPYLPE; encoded by the coding sequence ATGAAAAAGACAAAACAATGTTATTTTTGCGGCCGAGCGCCAATAAATTGGCAAGACGCTGAAACCTTAAGGCGTTTTTTAGCGGTTTCCCAAAAAATCAAACCTCGGGCAAAAACCGGACTTTGCGCCAAACATCAGCGGGAGCTGGCCCGAGCAGTTAAACGAGCCCGGCAGATGAGCTTGTTGCCATATCTGCCCGAGTAA
- the ssb gene encoding single-stranded DNA-binding protein, whose translation MNLNKVVLIGRVVREIELRTTPQGQSVASFPLATNRFWTDKAGQRQEETEYHNIVVWGRQAEICKQYVDKGRLLMVEGRLKTRSWDAPTGEKKYRTEVVADRVQFGPRAAFSQEKMDLPEVPEEKISDQNEIPVIEPGEPVESDLDLDENLPF comes from the coding sequence ATGAATCTTAATAAAGTTGTTTTAATTGGTCGGGTGGTTCGGGAGATCGAGCTTCGGACTACGCCTCAAGGCCAGTCAGTGGCCAGCTTTCCTTTGGCGACCAACCGGTTTTGGACTGACAAAGCCGGGCAAAGGCAGGAAGAAACTGAGTATCACAATATTGTTGTCTGGGGCCGGCAAGCCGAAATCTGCAAGCAATATGTTGATAAAGGCAGGCTGTTAATGGTTGAAGGCAGATTGAAAACCCGGTCCTGGGATGCGCCGACAGGCGAGAAAAAATACCGGACCGAAGTGGTTGCTGATCGGGTTCAGTTTGGGCCAAGAGCTGCATTCAGCCAAGAAAAAATGGACCTGCCCGAAGTTCCGGAAGAAAAAATTTCTGACCAAAACGAGATTCCGGTGATTGAACCGGGCGAGCCGGTTGAGTCAGACCTGGATTTAGACGAAAACCTGCCGTTTTAA
- a CDS encoding 30S ribosomal protein S6 produces MGTGIYQICFWLKDPGADRIPEAEQKKIEQAISRAGGAIISSRPLGKRPMAYPIKKQTTGFWGEVVFSLTPGKLKQVEKLLLYEDQILRKTIFTVLPEKRKKAVRPRKPAPVFETAPTDSAKEIKEPVSDKVLETKLKEILEDES; encoded by the coding sequence ATGGGAACAGGAATTTATCAGATCTGTTTTTGGCTGAAAGATCCGGGCGCGGACCGGATTCCGGAAGCAGAGCAGAAAAAAATTGAACAAGCAATTAGCCGCGCCGGAGGCGCGATTATCTCTTCTCGGCCATTGGGAAAACGGCCAATGGCTTATCCGATTAAAAAACAAACCACCGGCTTTTGGGGTGAGGTGGTTTTTTCTTTGACTCCGGGAAAATTAAAACAAGTAGAAAAATTGCTTTTATATGAAGATCAAATCTTGAGAAAAACTATTTTTACGGTTTTGCCGGAGAAACGTAAAAAAGCCGTTAGGCCAAGAAAGCCGGCGCCGGTTTTTGAAACAGCTCCGACTGATTCTGCCAAAGAAATAAAAGAACCGGTTTCTGATAAAGTTTTAGAAACAAAATTAAAAGAAATTTTAGAGGATGAATCTTAA
- a CDS encoding LamG domain-containing protein, with amino-acid sequence MNFFAFWHKPGQVVGKAKSFLSFSFIELLLALGIVSIIFSLAVFYSNPIFLFKGVRDGQRVKDLNQLFLEINHLSEKFPSESLGNSSVVYLSLPDSAADCSSYNLPALPSGWSYYCSDFQNYRKSNGLGWLPINFSLDSIGPLPEDPLNSKDYYYAYVVDNNRQFVLTSLLESEKYLKGFAFKDGGIDDSRFEIGANLFLWSLPLGLSGYWDFDQLSGSLVLDRSGYANNGDVFGAVLVPGKTGSGLSFDGNGDYVQFSNLPVDTASGGFNSVELWMYWNGQEDEIVFGWDAPYGLSLDHGCLGFNVGQGNLLGVSHQGLAQNWAHLVAVFYNGVPAYDNVKLYLNGKSQDLQNCHGSTTPAKNATQTGFVGTWGAGQQSQFNGIIDGFKIYNRILTEAEVQALYQATK; translated from the coding sequence ATGAATTTTTTTGCCTTCTGGCACAAACCGGGTCAGGTGGTTGGAAAGGCTAAGAGTTTTTTAAGCTTTTCTTTTATAGAGCTTCTGCTTGCTCTCGGAATTGTTTCGATTATTTTTTCTTTGGCGGTTTTTTATTCTAATCCGATTTTTTTATTCAAGGGAGTTAGGGACGGCCAGAGGGTTAAAGACCTTAATCAATTGTTTTTAGAAATTAATCATTTATCAGAAAAATTTCCTTCTGAATCATTAGGCAATAGCAGTGTTGTTTATCTTTCTCTGCCTGATAGCGCTGCCGATTGCTCAAGCTATAATTTGCCTGCTTTGCCTTCAGGCTGGAGCTATTATTGTTCAGACTTCCAGAACTATAGAAAATCAAACGGCTTGGGTTGGCTGCCGATTAACTTCAGTTTAGATTCAATTGGTCCCCTGCCCGAAGACCCGCTGAACAGTAAAGATTATTATTATGCCTATGTTGTTGATAATAACCGGCAATTTGTTTTAACTTCGTTGCTTGAGTCAGAAAAATATTTAAAGGGATTCGCTTTTAAAGACGGCGGCATTGACGACTCCCGGTTTGAGATTGGCGCCAATCTTTTTCTTTGGTCTTTACCCTTAGGCTTGAGCGGATATTGGGATTTTGACCAGCTTTCTGGCAGTTTAGTTTTAGACCGTTCCGGTTATGCTAATAATGGCGATGTTTTTGGAGCGGTTTTGGTTCCAGGGAAAACTGGCTCGGGCTTGAGTTTTGATGGTAATGGCGATTATGTTCAGTTTAGCAATCTGCCGGTGGACACTGCGTCTGGGGGATTTAATTCAGTTGAACTTTGGATGTATTGGAACGGCCAAGAAGATGAGATAGTTTTTGGCTGGGATGCGCCTTATGGTTTGAGTTTAGATCATGGCTGCTTAGGGTTTAATGTTGGCCAGGGCAATCTCTTGGGCGTGTCGCACCAAGGTTTGGCTCAAAATTGGGCTCATCTGGTGGCAGTTTTTTATAATGGCGTACCTGCTTATGATAATGTCAAGCTTTATTTAAACGGCAAAAGCCAAGATCTGCAGAACTGCCACGGTTCAACTACGCCGGCGAAAAACGCGACTCAAACCGGTTTTGTTGGCACTTGGGGAGCGGGTCAGCAAAGCCAGTTTAACGGCATTATTGACGGGTTTAAGATTTACAATCGCATTTTAACCGAGGCCGAGGTTCAAGCTTTGTACCAAGCGACTAAATAA